Within the Salinimonas marina genome, the region GCAGCACAGAAAATGGTAGTCACAGAACGTGACTGCACCGCCCGGCTGGTACCAGCTGGTGACAAAACCGTTATTCGCGAAGGCGAGTTTGTCAGTATTACTCAAGAGCTGGGTGGCAATTACACCATTACCTGGCAGGGCAACATGTACCGGATTGATGGTACCGATGCCGATGCTATTGGCCGCAAACCGCAGGTACTGAATTTTGAAGCACCCGCAGACGGCACCATCAGCGAACAGCAGGTCTGGGATGCGATGGAAACCATTTACGACCCGGAAATCCCAATTAATCTGGTGTCGCTGGGCCTTATCTATAAAGTCGATATTGACCAGGATAACCACAAGGTGAGTGTGCAGATGACACTTACCGCGCCAGGCTGCGGTATGGGCCCGGTATTAGTCGGTGATGTGGAATACCGGGTTGGCATGGTACCGCATGTGAATGACGTGGAGGTTGAACTGGTGTTTGATCCGCCCTGGTCCCGTGAAATGATGAGTGAAGAAGCTCAGCTTGAAGCTGGTTTGTTTTTTTAATTACTACTTGGGATAAGCAACACTATGCAATTGCCAGATAGTCAGGAAATTATTGACGACATCGCGTTTTTCGATGACTGGGAACAGCGCTATCAATACATTATTGATTTAGGCAAAGCGATTCCGGGGCTCAGCGAGGAACAAAAAACCAGTGATCGGCTGGTGAAAGGCTGTCAAAGCTCGGTATGGATGGCGTCGCGCATCCACGAAGGGCGCATTCAGTTTGACGTGGACAGCGATGCAGTGATTGTCCAGGGCTTGTTGGCTTTGGTGTTGGCAGCCTACAACGACAAAACCCCGGCGCAGATTCTGGCGTTTGATATTGACGGTTATTTTGCCGAGCTGGATCTTGAGCGTCATATCAGTCCGACCCGGGGCAATGGCTTACGGGCAATTGTCGGGCAGATACAGGCGCTGGCAAAATCAGCCACTCGTTAATGGCGAAATGCCGGGGCTGGCTGAAACAAATATAGAATTAACTCCAGAGCAATGAACATCGGCTCTGGTCATGTTGCCAAGAATTGCCTATAATTTGCGGCCAAAATATTAATAGACTTTTTCGGAGACAAGAAAAATGGCTCTAGAGCGTACTTTTTCGATTATTAAGCCTGATGCAGTAGCAAAAAATGTTATCGGTGCAATTTACAACCGTTTTGAATCTGCGGGTTTGCGCATTGTTGCCTCTAAAATGGTACACCTGAGCAAAGAACAGGCTGAAGGCTTTTATGCTGAGCATAAAGAGCGTCCTTTCTTTGGCGCCCTGGTAGATTTCATGACGTCTGGTCCGGTAATGGTTCAGGTTCTTGAAGGCGAAAACGCCGTAGTTAAAAACCGTGAAATCATGGGTGCAACTAACCCAGCTGACGCGGCTGCCGGCACTCTGCGTGCTGACTATGCGGCTTCTATCGATGAAAACGCGGTTCACGGTTCTGATGCACCAGAATCTGCAGCACGCGAAATCGCATACTTCTTTTCAGAAGAAGAAATCTGCCCACGCACTCGTTAAGCACGAGGCGGGTCAGATAAAAGGAGAGCTAAGGCTCTCCTTTTTTGTTAGTGCCGAATCTTTGTCTCATCGCAGGCCTGTGCTTTTACCGGCATCGCGGCTATGGTAAAATTCGCGCCTAATTTTTGTACGATGCGAGCGGGCTCTCCCGCGCGTATCGGTATATGTTGCTGTTACTTAGGCAACCTCTTGATTTATATAGTTTAAGGTAAGGTCAGTCATCTTATGGCAAAAACAAATTTGTTAAATCTCAATCGCGAAGGCCTGCGTGCGTTCTTCAAGGAGATTGGCGAAAAACCATTTCGGGCCGATCAGGTGATGAAATGGATATACCACCAGGGTGTCAGTGACTTTGCCGAAATGTCGAATCTGAACAAGAACCTGCGGCAGAAACTGGAAGAGCATTGCGAAATTAAAGCCCCGGAAATTGCTTATTTTCAGGAAGCCAGTGACGGTACTATTAAATTTGCCTTAACCTTAGAAGGTGGGCAGGAAGTTGAAAGTGTCTGGATCCCGGAAACCGATCGCGCCACACTGTGCGTTTCGTCGCAGGTGGGTTGTGCTCTGGAATGTACTTTTTGTTCTACTGCCCAGCAAGGTTTTAACCGTAATCTGTCGGTCAGTGAAATCATCGGTCAGGTATGGCGGGTCGCCACCTTTTTAGGGCTGTCTAATGATACCGGCAAGCGTCCGGTTACCAATGTGGTCATGATGGGTATGGGCGAACCTTTGCTTAATCTGAAACATGTGATTCCGGCGATGGATCTGATGATGGACGACTTTGGTTTTGGTTTGTCGAAGCGTCGGGTCACGTTAAGTACCTCGGGCGTGGTGCCTGCACTGGACAAATTAGGTGACACCATTGATGTGGCGCTGGCGATTTCATTACATGCGCCTAATGATGAATTACGTAACGAAATTGTACCTATCAATAAAAAATACAATATCGAAGCATTTCTGGCAGGGGTCAGACGTTACCTGGATAAGTCGAAAGCCAACCAGGGCAAAGTCACCATTGAATATGTCATGCTTTCGCATATTAACGACAGCACCGATCAGGCTCACGAACTGGCAAAAGTTTTGAAGGATACCCCCTGCAAGATTAACCTGATCCCATTTAATCCCTATCCGGGCTCCCCGTATACATGTTCGTCAAATTCGCGAATCGACCGGTTTTCTAAGGTATTAATGGAACATGGCTATACCGTGATGGTGCGTAAAACACGCGGCGATGATATTGACGCGGCTTGCGGCCAGTTAGTGGGGGATGTGGTCGATCGCACCAAAAGAATGTTGAAAAAACAGATGAAGGGTGAGCAGATTTCGGTAAAAATGGCGCAGTAATCTAACTGGTACGAAATTCATAAGGAGGTAGTCGCCCCATGCGCAAAAGCCTAATTGCTTGCGTTTTTGTTTTAACAGGATGTGTAAGTCAGTCTCAGCCGGGAATGCTCAGCGATAATTTTGATCAGTCTGAAGCAGCCCGCACCCGCATGTCGCTTGGCTTAACTTATCTGAAAAACGGCGACTATACTCAGGCCAAAAAAAATCTGGACCGAGCGCTTGAGTTTGCGCCGCGGCTTGCCGACGTGCACTATGCCATGGCGTACTACTATCAAACTGTGGAAGAGGTGCCACGGGCGGTGGAGTACTATGAGAATGCGCTGGACCTGGCCCCCCGTAATGCGGATATTGCCAATAGCTATGGCGCGTTTTTGTGCCAGCAGCGCCAGTTTGACAAAGCCCAGGAACTCTTTCTTAAAGCGGTCAATAACAAGCGCTACGCGAATACCGCCCAGACTTATGAAAATATGGGGCTTTGCGCCCGGGACCAGGGCCTGCACCCACAGGCCATTGAATATTTCAAAACGGCGTTAAATCATCAGCCCTCCCGGGGCAAAACCCTGATGCTGCTGACGCAGGAATACCTTGAAACCGGCCGTTACGAAGAGGCCAAGGACAGTCTGCGGCGCTATCAGAAAATGGCTCGCGTAACGGCGCAGTCGTTGTGGCTGGCGGTGCAGGTGGCGGATGCGCAGGACGATATCGAATCGGTGCGAAGCTACGGCGAGATGCTGCGCTCATTGTATCCTGAGAGCATTCAATACCAACGCTACACTGAACTTGAAAAACAGCTTTCCACAGTAACAAATGCAAGAAATAACCATACAAACATAAAAAATAGTCAGGGCGCCCCGCGTCCGGGTAACTCAGAAGCCACGCTTTCGGCGTCAGCCAGGGCGCTCGCCTCGGACCTGAATTCGTTGCCGGTCGCTGAAAAAGAGCAGGTTCATATTGTTCAATTCCATGAGAACCTGTACCGTATTTCGGTTAAATACAATATTAGAATGTCTTCCCTACGTTCTTGGAATAATCTGGCACAAACGGATGTGCTGGAAGTAGGCTCCAGATTATGGCTGGTCCCCCCTGAGCAACAAACAAACCAGGTAGTTGAATGAATCCAGAAGAAACAACCGAAGAAAACGTCGGCCAGGCCCCGACGCAAAACCAGCAGACCCCCGGCAAAATGTTACGCGAGGCCCGTCTTCAACAGGGGCTGTCGCAGCAGGATGTCGCTGCTAAACTGTTTTTAAAAGCGCATACCATTGAACATATCGAGTCAGACAAAATTGATGAGTCGATGTCTGTCACCTTTACCAAAGGCTATGTACGCAACTATGCAAAATTTCTGGGCATTGACCATGAAAAAGTGATTGAAGAATTCAATCGTCTGCATACTGCCACCAAGCCGCCCGCCGCATTGCAAAGTTTTTCTCAGCGGGTTGCGAAACAGGCTCATGATGACCGCTGGATGATGGTGACCTGGGTCATATTACTGCTGCTGATTGCCGCGGTGGTGGTCTGGTGGTATCAGCAGGACGATAACACCACTCAACAAAACGCTTCAGTAAGCGCGCCCGCCACTTCAGTGACTGCCCGCGAGCGCGAATCTAAGGGCGTCAGCGAGCGCCACCGCCAACCCGCCACGGACACCAGGCCCACGGCTGAAAAAAAAACATTGGCAGAGTCTGCTGAAACCAGCAGCTTAATGTCTGCGCCAACCAATGATGAAGCGCAAAAGCCGGTAGAAACGTCGGCCCCGGCAGAGCAAGCCGACACCGATGCATCATTGGCGGCGGCCAGGGAACCAGCCTCTGAAGCTTCATCGCCGGGCGCCCCGGAATCTATGCAGTTCACGTTTGATGATGAGTGCTGGGTAAATATTGTTGATGCCAGTGGCGAAGTGCTTGCCACCGGAATTAAACGGGCCGGCCGGGTGATGGAGATTACCGGTCAGCCTCCTATCAGTGTTACTTTAGGCGCGCCAGATGATGTAGCCATTGTCTATGCCGGTGAAAAGGTCGATATTTCTGGTTTTCAGAATGGCCGAACCGCGCGCTTTTCATTACCTTTGCAGGATTAAACATGTTTGCTGAAAGTCCGATTAAACGCAGAAAATCAATTCGCATCAATGTAGGCAATGTGCCTATTGGTGATGGTGCGCCAATTGCTGTGCAGTCGATGACCAACACTCAGACCACCGATGTGGCCGCAACAGTGGCGCAGATAAACCGGATCGTGGGTGTAGGCGGTGAAATTGTGCGGGTTTCGGTACCCACGATGGATGCTGCAGAAGCCTTTAAAGAAATTCGTCGGCAGGTAACAGTGCCGCTGGTGGCGGATATTCACTTTGATTACCGTATCGCCCTGAAAGTAGCAGAATACGGCGTGGATTGTCTGCGCATTAATCCCGGTAACATCGGCAATATGGATCGTATACGCTCGGTGGTGGACTGTGCCAAAGACAACAATATTCCTATTCGTATCGGCGTCAATGGCGGCTCTTTGGAAAAAGATCTGCAGGAGAAATACGGCGAGCCGACCCCTGACGCCCTGGTGGAATCAGCCATGCGTCATGTCGATATTCTGGATAAGCTGAACTTTGACCAGTTCAAGGTAAGTGTAAAAGCCTCCGATGTATTTTTAGCGGTAGGCGCGTATCGTGAACTGGCACGACGCATCGACCAGCCATTGCATCTTGGGATCACCGAAGCCGGTGGCCTGCGGGCCGGAGCAGTGAAAAGCTCGGTAGGCCTGGGGATGCTGCTGGCCGAAGGCATCGGCGATACGTTGCGGGTATCGCTGGCGGCCGATCCGGTAGAAGAGATTAAGGTGGGTTTTGATATCTTAAAATCACTGCGCATCCGTTCCCGGGGGATTAACTTTATTGCCTGTCCAAGCTGTTCACGACAGGAATTTGATGTGATTGGCACCGTGAATGCGTTGGAACAGCGGGTCGAAGATATTCTTACACCCATGGATGTGTCGATTATTGGCTGTGTGGTGAACGGTCCGGGTGAAGCCGAGGTGTCTGATCTGGGGCTTACCGGTGCGCGCAATATGAGCGGCTACTATGAAGATGGCAAACGTCAGAAAGTACGCCTGAAAAATGATGAACTGGTCGATCAGCTTGAAAAGCGCATCCGGGCAAAAGCCAGCCAGTTAGATGAAAGCCGCAAAATTGCGGTTAATGTAAAAGACTGACAACCCACGCTTGCCCATGGCAGGCGTTGTTGTTTCCCCATAAAGCCCCTATAATGCGGGGTTTTTATTTATCAGCAGTATGAGAAATTCAGGTGGCTAAAACAATACAGGCTATACGCGGAATGAACGACTGCCTGCCGGAAGTATCCGGTATCTGGCAGCAGGTAGAGTCAACCTTACGATCAGTGGTAGCCAGTTATGGTTATCAGGAAATTCGTACTCCTGTGGTTGAGAGCACCGATTTATTCAAACGCTCTATTGGTGAAGTCACCGATATTGTCGAAAAAGAAATGTACACCTTTGAAGATCGCAACGGCGACAGTCTGACCTTGCGACCAGAAGGTACGGCCAGCTGTGTGCGGGCGGGTAACGAACATGGCCTCTTGTACAATCAGCACCAGCGCTTATGGTATATGGGACCGATGTTTCGCCATGAACGTCCGCAAAAAGGCCGCTATCGTCAGTTTCACCAGTTTGGGGTGGAAGCCTACGGCCTGGACGGGCCGGATATTGACTTAGAAGTCATTTTGCTAAGCGCACGGTTATGGAAGGCGTTTGGTATTGCCGATCATGTGAAGCTGCAAATAAATTCATTGGGGTCTAATGAAGCCCGCCAGGCTTACCGCGAGGCACTGATTGAATTTCTGACCGCCCGTGCAGATCAGCTCGATGAAGACTCGCGCCGGCGCATGGAAACCAATCCGCTGCGCGTATTAGACAGCAAAAATCCAGAGGTTCAGGCAGCACTAGAAGGTGCTCCGTCGCTTATCGATCATCTGGACAGCGAATCTGAGCAACATTTTTCTCAGCTGTGTGAACGTTTAAGCCAGGCGGGAATCGAATATGAGATTAATCCGCGGTTGGTGCGCGGACTGGATTATTATAACCGTACGGTATTTGAGTGGGTTACCGACAGCTTAGGCTCACAAGGTACGGTTTGCGCAGGCGGCCGGTACGATGGTCTGGTAGAGCAACTGGGCGGAAAATCGACGCCGGCGGTAGGTTTTGCCATGGGAATGGAAAGACTGGTACTGTTGCTGACTACCCTGAATGCCGAAGAGCAGGGAACCAGCAGTGCAGATATCTTTGTAACCGCCCTGGGCGAGGATGCCGCTAGCTACGCCGTGACCGTAGCCGAGCAGGTGCGCGATACGGTAGCCGGAGCGCGGGTAATGATGCACTGTGGCGGCGGTAATCTGAAAAAGCAACTGAAGCGCGCCGATAAAACCGGTGCCCGGGTGGCGTTGTTGTTAGGCAGTGACGAGGCTCAGAACCAACAGGTAACGATAAAGCCTCTGCGAGATGGTCAGGAACAAAGCACAGTGGCGTTGGCCTCGTTAGAGACAGCAGTAGCACCTTTTATTGATTAAACCCTTTAAGCGGCTGGGAGCAGACGCTTTGATGAACAACCACAGAGGTTAGTGATGGAACAGTTCGCTACAGAAGAACAACAAGTAGAAGCAATTAAGCGATTCTGGAAAGACAACGGTACGGCGATCATTTTAGGCGCAGTATTAGGTTTGGGCGGCTTATGGGGCTGGCGCTATTACAGCGACTCGCAACTTGAGGCAAAAGCGCAGGCATCGGTAGAATATCAGCAGGCCGTTGAAACATTACAGTCGGACGGTGGTCTGAGCAATGTTGAACAATTTATCAGTAATCACGGTGATTCAGGCTATGCCAGCATTGCGCGCTTTATGAAAGTCAGCAAACTGGTAGAAAATAACGAACTGGAACAAGCCGCAAGTACCTTACAAGAGGTAATGAGCAGCACCGATGACAACAACCTGAAGACCCTGGCCGGTATTCAGCTGGCTCGTATTCAGCTTGAGCAAAGCGACAATGACAAAGCACTGGCGACACTGGAAGGGTTGAGCAACAACGCCTTCGGCAGTCTGATTGCTGAAGTCAAGGGTGATGTACTGGCCGCGCAGGGCAAGCTGGATGATGCTCGTATGGCTTATACCAAAGCGCTAAAAGATGATGCCAGTAATCAACTGGTTAAAATGAAGCTCGATAACCTGGCGGTCGCCACCGGTTCATAACAACACTCAAGAGGTAGTTAGTTTGTCACGAGTAACGTGTGGCCAGAAAGGCCGAATTTCGCGCGCAATGGGATTGGCACTGGCAATGAGTGTGTCATTGACTGGTTGTACAACCGTTTCCAATTGGTTCGCCGATGAAGAAGAAATTGAAATACGCACCCTGAAACCTATTGATGCTCAGTTTGAAGCGCAGGTGGTATGGGATACCGAAATCGGTGATGGCATTGAAGATTATTTTTCGCGCCTGCGTCCGGTTTATGGCGATGACAAAGTATTTGTTGCCAGCCGCCATGGCGAAGTGGCAGCACTGGACCCATCAAGTGGCGAAAGGTTGTGGGAACGAAATCTGGCGATTTTTGCTGACGAGGGCATGCTGGACGCCGTGAGTCGATTATGGCGTTCGGGTGAATCGGCGCGTATCGGCGGCCTGGCTACCGAGGCTAAAACCCTTTATGTAGGCACCGAAAATGGCGCTATCATTGCCATGGATACCGCCACCGGTGAAACCCGTTGGTCACACTCTGTGGAAGGTGAAATTTTGTCTGCGCCGGTGGTCTCTGGTGATGTGCTGGTGGTAAACACCGGCGCCGGAACCTTGTTTGGTATTGATACCGAAACCGGTGAACAGCTGTGGCTGAATGAAAGCGATGTACCGCCGCTGACACTACGTGGTATTTCCGCGCCCATCGCGGCAAATGGCGGTACCATAGTGGGCACCCCACCGGCAAGGTACAGGTTAATATTATCGATTCTGGCCTGGTCGCCTGGGAAACCGCGATCACCAAACCTTCTGGTGCCACCGAACTTGAGCGGATTGTGGATGTAGATGTCACCCCATTGATGTATGGCGGTATTATTTATGCCATTTCTTATAATGGCACGCTGGCAGCCATTGAATTGCGTAGTGGCCGGGTTATCTGGAAGCGTGAGTAT harbors:
- the sufT gene encoding putative Fe-S cluster assembly protein SufT yields the protein MAAQKMVVTERDCTARLVPAGDKTVIREGEFVSITQELGGNYTITWQGNMYRIDGTDADAIGRKPQVLNFEAPADGTISEQQVWDAMETIYDPEIPINLVSLGLIYKVDIDQDNHKVSVQMTLTAPGCGMGPVLVGDVEYRVGMVPHVNDVEVELVFDPPWSREMMSEEAQLEAGLFF
- a CDS encoding SufE family protein, with protein sequence MQLPDSQEIIDDIAFFDDWEQRYQYIIDLGKAIPGLSEEQKTSDRLVKGCQSSVWMASRIHEGRIQFDVDSDAVIVQGLLALVLAAYNDKTPAQILAFDIDGYFAELDLERHISPTRGNGLRAIVGQIQALAKSATR
- the ndk gene encoding nucleoside-diphosphate kinase translates to MALERTFSIIKPDAVAKNVIGAIYNRFESAGLRIVASKMVHLSKEQAEGFYAEHKERPFFGALVDFMTSGPVMVQVLEGENAVVKNREIMGATNPADAAAGTLRADYAASIDENAVHGSDAPESAAREIAYFFSEEEICPRTR
- a CDS encoding bifunctional tRNA (adenosine(37)-C2)-methyltransferase TrmG/ribosomal RNA large subunit methyltransferase RlmN, whose protein sequence is MAKTNLLNLNREGLRAFFKEIGEKPFRADQVMKWIYHQGVSDFAEMSNLNKNLRQKLEEHCEIKAPEIAYFQEASDGTIKFALTLEGGQEVESVWIPETDRATLCVSSQVGCALECTFCSTAQQGFNRNLSVSEIIGQVWRVATFLGLSNDTGKRPVTNVVMMGMGEPLLNLKHVIPAMDLMMDDFGFGLSKRRVTLSTSGVVPALDKLGDTIDVALAISLHAPNDELRNEIVPINKKYNIEAFLAGVRRYLDKSKANQGKVTIEYVMLSHINDSTDQAHELAKVLKDTPCKINLIPFNPYPGSPYTCSSNSRIDRFSKVLMEHGYTVMVRKTRGDDIDAACGQLVGDVVDRTKRMLKKQMKGEQISVKMAQ
- the pilW gene encoding type IV pilus biogenesis/stability protein PilW, producing the protein MRKSLIACVFVLTGCVSQSQPGMLSDNFDQSEAARTRMSLGLTYLKNGDYTQAKKNLDRALEFAPRLADVHYAMAYYYQTVEEVPRAVEYYENALDLAPRNADIANSYGAFLCQQRQFDKAQELFLKAVNNKRYANTAQTYENMGLCARDQGLHPQAIEYFKTALNHQPSRGKTLMLLTQEYLETGRYEEAKDSLRRYQKMARVTAQSLWLAVQVADAQDDIESVRSYGEMLRSLYPESIQYQRYTELEKQLSTVTNARNNHTNIKNSQGAPRPGNSEATLSASARALASDLNSLPVAEKEQVHIVQFHENLYRISVKYNIRMSSLRSWNNLAQTDVLEVGSRLWLVPPEQQTNQVVE
- a CDS encoding RodZ domain-containing protein, yielding MNPEETTEENVGQAPTQNQQTPGKMLREARLQQGLSQQDVAAKLFLKAHTIEHIESDKIDESMSVTFTKGYVRNYAKFLGIDHEKVIEEFNRLHTATKPPAALQSFSQRVAKQAHDDRWMMVTWVILLLLIAAVVVWWYQQDDNTTQQNASVSAPATSVTARERESKGVSERHRQPATDTRPTAEKKTLAESAETSSLMSAPTNDEAQKPVETSAPAEQADTDASLAAAREPASEASSPGAPESMQFTFDDECWVNIVDASGEVLATGIKRAGRVMEITGQPPISVTLGAPDDVAIVYAGEKVDISGFQNGRTARFSLPLQD
- the ispG gene encoding flavodoxin-dependent (E)-4-hydroxy-3-methylbut-2-enyl-diphosphate synthase, translated to MFAESPIKRRKSIRINVGNVPIGDGAPIAVQSMTNTQTTDVAATVAQINRIVGVGGEIVRVSVPTMDAAEAFKEIRRQVTVPLVADIHFDYRIALKVAEYGVDCLRINPGNIGNMDRIRSVVDCAKDNNIPIRIGVNGGSLEKDLQEKYGEPTPDALVESAMRHVDILDKLNFDQFKVSVKASDVFLAVGAYRELARRIDQPLHLGITEAGGLRAGAVKSSVGLGMLLAEGIGDTLRVSLAADPVEEIKVGFDILKSLRIRSRGINFIACPSCSRQEFDVIGTVNALEQRVEDILTPMDVSIIGCVVNGPGEAEVSDLGLTGARNMSGYYEDGKRQKVRLKNDELVDQLEKRIRAKASQLDESRKIAVNVKD
- the hisS gene encoding histidine--tRNA ligase, yielding MAKTIQAIRGMNDCLPEVSGIWQQVESTLRSVVASYGYQEIRTPVVESTDLFKRSIGEVTDIVEKEMYTFEDRNGDSLTLRPEGTASCVRAGNEHGLLYNQHQRLWYMGPMFRHERPQKGRYRQFHQFGVEAYGLDGPDIDLEVILLSARLWKAFGIADHVKLQINSLGSNEARQAYREALIEFLTARADQLDEDSRRRMETNPLRVLDSKNPEVQAALEGAPSLIDHLDSESEQHFSQLCERLSQAGIEYEINPRLVRGLDYYNRTVFEWVTDSLGSQGTVCAGGRYDGLVEQLGGKSTPAVGFAMGMERLVLLLTTLNAEEQGTSSADIFVTALGEDAASYAVTVAEQVRDTVAGARVMMHCGGGNLKKQLKRADKTGARVALLLGSDEAQNQQVTIKPLRDGQEQSTVALASLETAVAPFID
- a CDS encoding YfgM family protein, whose amino-acid sequence is MEQFATEEQQVEAIKRFWKDNGTAIILGAVLGLGGLWGWRYYSDSQLEAKAQASVEYQQAVETLQSDGGLSNVEQFISNHGDSGYASIARFMKVSKLVENNELEQAASTLQEVMSSTDDNNLKTLAGIQLARIQLEQSDNDKALATLEGLSNNAFGSLIAEVKGDVLAAQGKLDDARMAYTKALKDDASNQLVKMKLDNLAVATGS